The Lewinellaceae bacterium genome has a segment encoding these proteins:
- a CDS encoding sensor histidine kinase: MNKVPITDRINLTGKIIIHVVAWATFFILPVFLLDSFDRIYHYAPLFYVSSCLLLIPFYYLNYFKFIPDYFLQKKVIYYSGILLLSILIYMYLPVWITSVFPEGEWNHPMSGIRPAHQVKLRMGTMILFFVILLFSIIFHLFELQRLKKDLESEKTKAELSLLKSQINPHFLFNTLNSIYFMALKKMDEAPKAIITLSDMMRYILTEANADFIDLEQEINYIEKYIGFQELRIPKQTTLHYHKEINAENVVIAPLILIPFIENAFKFGVSANTKSSIEIFIKVNKQILTLAVENRIIAKKEETNGTSFGMKNIMKRLNLIYPDRHELIIQDNGEIYRVDLRLNL; the protein is encoded by the coding sequence ATGAATAAGGTGCCAATAACAGACAGGATCAATCTTACCGGAAAAATTATCATTCACGTAGTGGCTTGGGCGACTTTTTTCATATTGCCCGTTTTTTTACTGGACAGTTTTGATCGTATTTATCATTATGCCCCACTTTTTTATGTTTCGTCATGCCTCCTGCTCATCCCTTTTTACTACCTTAATTATTTTAAATTCATACCTGATTACTTTCTTCAAAAAAAGGTAATTTATTATTCAGGGATATTATTGTTAAGTATCCTGATATATATGTATTTGCCCGTATGGATTACATCGGTATTTCCTGAAGGAGAATGGAACCATCCTATGTCCGGCATTCGCCCGGCACACCAGGTGAAACTGCGAATGGGCACTATGATCCTGTTTTTCGTCATTTTGCTCTTCAGCATCATTTTTCATTTGTTCGAATTACAGCGTTTGAAAAAAGATCTGGAAAGTGAAAAGACCAAAGCAGAATTGTCTTTGCTAAAATCCCAAATTAACCCCCATTTTCTTTTCAATACGCTGAATAGCATCTATTTTATGGCGCTCAAGAAAATGGATGAAGCTCCAAAGGCCATCATCACCTTGTCGGACATGATGCGTTATATCCTAACGGAAGCCAATGCGGATTTTATCGACCTGGAGCAGGAAATAAACTATATTGAAAAATATATCGGATTCCAGGAATTGAGGATTCCGAAACAAACCACGTTACATTATCACAAAGAAATCAATGCTGAAAATGTGGTGATTGCTCCCCTGATCCTGATTCCTTTTATTGAAAATGCCTTTAAATTTGGCGTGAGCGCCAACACCAAATCGTCTATTGAAATTTTCATTAAAGTGAACAAACAAATCCTTACTTTAGCCGTGGAGAACAGGATTATTGCCAAAAAGGAAGAGACAAACGGTACCAGCTTTGGTATGAAAAACATCATGAAACGCCTGAACCTTATCTACCCGGACCGGCATGAATTGATCATCCAGGATAATGGAGAAATCTATCGGGTCGACTTGAGGTTAAATCTTTAG
- a CDS encoding TRAP transporter large permease subunit, producing MEFLAIILFISIFVLLLYGFPVSLTLGGISIIYALCFLPVESFAALPPRVIGVMSNYVLLAVPLFIFMGIMLEKSGLAESLLETMAVLFGRLKGGLAISVTIVGALLAASTGIVGATVITMGLISLPTMLKRGYRKELATGTIAASGTLGQIIPPSVVLVLLGSVLNVSVGKLFSAALIPGLLLVVLYIIYILLIAHLRPDWAPPISKEELAAFKKDDFAKKVFIAFFLPMLLIVAVLGSILAGIASPTEAAAVGALGASLLTISQKKFNLPILKAVMRETTHLTSMVFLILLGATTFSFVFREMGGDVFLVDLIKNSNLSAMVFLFLVMAVVFISGFFIDFIEIIFILVPIVTPIFIEFEVNLIWIGILLALNLQTSFLTPPFGFSLFYLKGVAPEGVSTAHLYRGIIPFVLIQLAFLLIVILFPQILFWY from the coding sequence ATGGAATTCCTGGCCATCATATTGTTCATAAGCATTTTCGTGCTTTTGCTTTATGGTTTCCCGGTGTCACTCACACTGGGAGGAATTTCGATTATTTACGCGCTGTGTTTTTTACCGGTAGAGAGTTTTGCGGCCTTGCCTCCCAGGGTAATAGGAGTTATGAGTAATTATGTGCTTCTTGCAGTTCCACTGTTCATTTTCATGGGGATCATGCTTGAAAAGTCAGGGCTGGCAGAATCCCTGCTGGAAACGATGGCCGTTTTATTTGGCCGTCTAAAAGGAGGGCTTGCCATTTCCGTGACCATCGTAGGGGCATTATTAGCCGCCTCAACTGGCATTGTAGGGGCTACGGTCATTACCATGGGCCTCATAAGCCTGCCCACCATGCTCAAGCGCGGATACAGAAAAGAATTGGCAACAGGCACCATAGCGGCTTCAGGAACCCTTGGACAAATCATCCCCCCTTCAGTGGTATTGGTGCTATTGGGGAGTGTGCTCAATGTATCCGTAGGGAAATTATTTTCCGCTGCACTGATTCCTGGACTTTTACTCGTCGTGTTGTATATAATATATATTCTTTTGATTGCCCATCTTCGTCCAGACTGGGCGCCCCCGATATCTAAGGAAGAACTCGCCGCGTTCAAAAAAGATGATTTTGCCAAAAAAGTATTTATTGCTTTTTTTCTTCCCATGCTGCTCATCGTTGCCGTACTGGGGTCTATTTTAGCCGGTATTGCCTCTCCGACTGAGGCCGCAGCAGTGGGGGCCCTGGGCGCTTCGCTGTTAACCATTTCACAAAAAAAATTCAACCTGCCTATTTTAAAGGCAGTCATGCGTGAAACGACCCACCTGACCAGTATGGTATTTCTCATTTTGCTCGGAGCCACTACCTTTTCATTTGTCTTCCGCGAAATGGGGGGAGATGTCTTTTTAGTCGATCTGATCAAAAATTCCAACCTTTCCGCTATGGTTTTTTTGTTTTTAGTCATGGCTGTGGTATTTATTTCAGGCTTTTTTATCGATTTTATTGAGATTATTTTTATCCTGGTGCCGATTGTCACCCCGATTTTCATTGAATTTGAGGTGAACCTGATCTGGATCGGCATTTTACTCGCCCTGAACCTTCAAACGTCATTCCTTACCCCGCCCTTTGGGTTTTCCCTTTTTTATCTCAAAGGAGTGGCTCCCGAAGGAGTATCCACCGCGCACTTGTACCGGGGCATCATCCCATTTGTCCTGATCCAGCTGGCATTTTTGCTGATCGTCATTTTGTTTCCCCAGATTTTATTCTGGTATTGA
- a CDS encoding response regulator transcription factor, whose amino-acid sequence MKITCIAVDDEPIALEIIKEYCSKIPSLELIKVFDNPFEAIAFLEVHKPELVFFDINMPEMTGIQLVGRIKDCPPVIFTTAYSKFAVESYNLDAIDYLLKPFDFDRFYKSVQKAKKFLEADKDKVLSADEAFIIVKVEYKNVKIPISEITYLEAMDNYVKIHVGNTYHMTQQSLKKLLNQLPGEQFCRVHKSFVVPFSKINFFTSTEITLGKVKIPVGRTYQKDFMEKMEA is encoded by the coding sequence ATGAAAATAACATGTATAGCCGTTGATGACGAACCCATTGCGCTGGAGATCATCAAAGAGTATTGTAGCAAAATTCCTTCTCTGGAATTGATAAAGGTATTTGACAATCCTTTTGAAGCTATTGCTTTCCTTGAAGTTCATAAACCCGAATTGGTTTTTTTTGACATCAATATGCCTGAGATGACGGGCATTCAATTGGTTGGAAGAATTAAGGATTGTCCCCCGGTTATTTTTACCACGGCCTACAGCAAATTTGCGGTGGAGAGTTATAATCTTGATGCCATCGATTATTTATTGAAGCCGTTTGATTTTGACCGGTTTTATAAATCCGTTCAAAAGGCGAAAAAATTTCTTGAAGCAGATAAAGACAAGGTTCTTTCAGCAGATGAAGCTTTCATTATCGTAAAGGTGGAGTATAAAAATGTTAAAATTCCAATATCTGAAATTACTTACCTGGAAGCCATGGATAATTATGTAAAGATTCATGTTGGCAACACTTATCACATGACCCAGCAAAGTCTTAAGAAACTATTGAATCAATTGCCAGGTGAGCAATTTTGCAGGGTCCACAAATCCTTTGTAGTGCCTTTCTCGAAAATAAACTTTTTCACTAGCACCGAGATTACCCTGGGCAAGGTGAAAATTCCTGTTGGCCGCACCTACCAAAAAGATTTCATGGAAAAAATGGAAGCATAG